In the genome of Corynebacterium glucuronolyticum DSM 44120, the window GGAGGCGTAGAAGCACCGTGCACCACGTCTCGCATGCGGTTGATCGCATGGGGTCGTGGGGCACATCATCCGTAATAAACACTTAAATACGTAATTAACGTTCGAAAGAAGCCAACGCATTATGCTTATTTCTCAAGGTTGGGTCACTCGTCTCCTCCGCGCCAGCAATCCCGATCACGCCGATTGGTCCGTCAACAGTGAAGATCTCGACTCGGGATACGTCCGCGTCGGCTTTGAAACCGAAGGCTACGAACCTATCGAGGAGACGACCGGCCCGCTCGTTTTCGGCCGTGTGGAAAATATCGAAGAACTCACCGGTTTCAAAAAGCCGATCCGCAATTGCAAGGTCAATGTGGGCGAAGCCAACGGTACCGGTGAACTACAGAACATCATCTGTGGTGCCCGTAACTTCAAGGAAGGCGACCTCGTCGTCATCTCCCTCCCCGGCACTGTCCTGCCTGGTGGCTTCAAGATTTCCGCCCGCAAGACCTACGACCATGTCTCAGAGGGCATGATCTGCTCCGCTGCCGAATTGGGTCTCACCGATGCGCAGAACAAGGGCATCATTACGCTTCCCGACGACTTCGGCACCCCCGGTGAGCCTGCTGCTGAGAAGCTGGGGCTCAAGGAGACCGTATTCGATGTCAACATCACCCCAGACCGCGGCTACGCGCTATCAGCCCGCGGGCTGACCCGAGAGCTCGCCAGCGCTTTCAACCTGAACTTTGTTGATCCGGCCGAGGATCCAGAAGTAGCAGGGCTTGATCTGCCGGCCATTCCGGCAGCAACTGGACATGCGCCGATCGATATTTCCATCGACCCTAAGACGCAGACTCGTCGCTTTGGACTGCGCCACGTCACAGGCATCGACCCCGAGGCTGAGTCCCCCTACTGGCTGCAGCGGGAGCTCATGCTTTCTGGCCTCCGTCCGATCAACGCTCCAACGGATGTGACCAACTACGTCATGCTGCTCCTCGGACTACCCATGCACGCGTTCGATGCCGATAAGATCTCTGGCGGTCTCACCATCCGGAATGCGCAGAAGGGCGAGACCTTCCAAGCCATCGATCACACGAACCACAAGCTCCACGAGGAGGACGTAGTCATCTGCGACGAGACTGGTCCGCAGTCCCTCGCCGGCGTCATGGGAGGCACGACCTCGGAGATCGAGGACAACAAGACCACGAACGTGTTCTTCGAGGCTGCTGTGTGGGAGCCGGTTCGCGTCGCTCGCACGTCGAGGCGCCGGAAGATTTCCTCGGATGCGTCCCGACGCTACGAACGTGGCGTGGATGTTCAGCTCGTTGAGGTAGCGCTCGACATCGCCTGCGCTCTCCTGGTGAAAATCGCCGGTGGCGAAGCGACGGGCGAACGATTCCTATACGGTGAGGTAGCAGAGCCCGCTCCGATCACCATGGATATCGCCTACCCCAGCTCCGTTGCAGGCGTGGAATATGGTGCTGATGCTGTCGTCGGCCGCTTGGAGGAGATCGGCGCCACCGTCACCCGCGACGGCGGCACGCTCACCGTCGTTCCTCCGACGTGGCGCGGGGATCTGCAGGAAAAGTGCGACCTGGTCGAGGAGGTCACCCGCCTGGAGGGGTTGGATAAGATTCCGTCCATTATCCCGGTCGCTCCCGCCGGCGACGGCCTCAGCCAGTCGCAGCTGCGTCGCAGGCACGTGACGCACGCGCTCGCCTACAACGGCTACGTGGAAATTCTCCCCACCCCGTTCATCGCCACGGATACGTTTGATACGTGGGGCCTGGACAAGGACGATGAACGCCGTCAGGTGGTCACAGTGCAGAATCCGCTGGAATCCGATCGTGCTGTGTTGGGCACCACCCTTCTTCCCTCCATGCTCGACGCTGTCCGTCGCAATGTTGTTCGCGGGGCACACGACCTCGCCCTGTTTGGTGTCGAACAGGTGGCGATCAATCATGGTGATGGAAAGTCCCCGATGTTGGACACCTCCCACCGCCCGAGTGATGAAGAAGTCGCGCACCTTCGTGAGACCTTGCCCTCCCAGCCTCTGTATGCAGCCACAGTTGGGTGCGGAAACGAGGAGTTCGAAGGGCCGTGGGGCGAAGGACGTACGTACACCTTCGCAGATGCAATCGAATCTGCTCGCCTGGTTGCCCGCGCAGCAGACGTGGACATTACCGTGGAAAATGCCGACTACCTCCCGTGGCACCCGGGACGTTGTGCTGCCATCCTCGTCGATGGTGAGGTTGTTGGACATGCCGGTGAGCTGCATCCGCAGATCCTCGAGCGCCTTGGCCTGCCTAAGCGTACGTGCGCCATGGAGATGAATATCTCCGCGTTGCCGTTCGCGCCGTCCGCTCCGGCACCAGTTTTGTCTGCCTTCCCGACGAACCTCCAGGATGTTGCCCTCGTCGTTGACGAAGACGTGCCTGCCGAGGCCGTCCGCACTACGGTTCAGGAGGGTGCCGGTGAGCTTGCGGAGAAGGTAGAGCTTTTCGACGTCTACCGCTCGGAGTCCTTGGGAGAGAACAAGAAATCTTTGGCTTTCGCAGTGACCTTCCGTGCCCCTGACCGCACGCTAACCGACGATGAGGCTTCGGCTGCTCGCCACGCAGCTGTCGAGCTCGCCGCTGAGCGTCACGGAGCCGTTTTGCGCGGCGAGTAGCGTTCGTACAGTCCAAGATTTGTAGGCCACGGCAACTCATTGTTGCCGTGGCCCCGTTTTTTCCTGCCCTTCTCCGTCCTTTTTGGCCGGGTCACGTGGTAGTAAAGATTCAGGTTTGTGTAGGCGGAGACCTGGTGTCAGGAAAACTAGGACGACAGCTAAAGAGGAGGTACGAGAGCGAAGGAGGGGAACGGACATCGCGCGAAGGAGGGGAACGGACATCGCGCGAAGGAGGGGAACGGGGAACCGGGGCCACACAGAGGGGGTGCAAGTAGAGAATGCATGGGGTCGGCCTAATACACTGTTACCCACGCGAAGTTCGGGTATTCAGATCGGAGAGTTCTGGTTCGTTTACTTTCGTTTCCTCATCCCCGTGGTGCTGGCCGTTCATCGCAGCGATTGTTTTACTATCTACGCCTTTATTGGAAGAAAGTGAGTACCAGGTGTCAGACTACGTATCTGCAGTAGCACCTCCACAGATTATCGATGTCGCCCAAAAGGGGCTAAAAGGAAAGGCCTCGAAAGGCCTTGGCACGATCTTTATCTCCGCGATGTTCGCCGGGGCCATGATTGCGCTTGGCTTCGTCTTCTTCACCACCGTGAACACGGGAATGGGGGATGTTCCATTCGGAATTAAGAAGTTACTCGGTGGATTCGTCTTCTCCTGTGGCCTCGGAATGGTCGTGCTTACCGGTGCAGATCTTTTCACCTCCACATCAATGACCACGTTGCTCGCCATTGAGAACAAACTTTCCCCGAGCCGCCTGCTCACTCACTGGCTCGTTGTGTATTGTGGCAATTTCGTCGGTGCCTTACTCGTTGTTTTCGGTCTGTACGGTGCGGGCACGGCAC includes:
- the pheT gene encoding phenylalanine--tRNA ligase subunit beta: MLISQGWVTRLLRASNPDHADWSVNSEDLDSGYVRVGFETEGYEPIEETTGPLVFGRVENIEELTGFKKPIRNCKVNVGEANGTGELQNIICGARNFKEGDLVVISLPGTVLPGGFKISARKTYDHVSEGMICSAAELGLTDAQNKGIITLPDDFGTPGEPAAEKLGLKETVFDVNITPDRGYALSARGLTRELASAFNLNFVDPAEDPEVAGLDLPAIPAATGHAPIDISIDPKTQTRRFGLRHVTGIDPEAESPYWLQRELMLSGLRPINAPTDVTNYVMLLLGLPMHAFDADKISGGLTIRNAQKGETFQAIDHTNHKLHEEDVVICDETGPQSLAGVMGGTTSEIEDNKTTNVFFEAAVWEPVRVARTSRRRKISSDASRRYERGVDVQLVEVALDIACALLVKIAGGEATGERFLYGEVAEPAPITMDIAYPSSVAGVEYGADAVVGRLEEIGATVTRDGGTLTVVPPTWRGDLQEKCDLVEEVTRLEGLDKIPSIIPVAPAGDGLSQSQLRRRHVTHALAYNGYVEILPTPFIATDTFDTWGLDKDDERRQVVTVQNPLESDRAVLGTTLLPSMLDAVRRNVVRGAHDLALFGVEQVAINHGDGKSPMLDTSHRPSDEEVAHLRETLPSQPLYAATVGCGNEEFEGPWGEGRTYTFADAIESARLVARAADVDITVENADYLPWHPGRCAAILVDGEVVGHAGELHPQILERLGLPKRTCAMEMNISALPFAPSAPAPVLSAFPTNLQDVALVVDEDVPAEAVRTTVQEGAGELAEKVELFDVYRSESLGENKKSLAFAVTFRAPDRTLTDDEASAARHAAVELAAERHGAVLRGE